A section of the Triticum dicoccoides isolate Atlit2015 ecotype Zavitan chromosome 7A, WEW_v2.0, whole genome shotgun sequence genome encodes:
- the LOC119328087 gene encoding uncharacterized protein LOC119328087, which translates to MGFIKEFMEVQAHGNTKLHVIHTNDLHKAATTIEQYERHLEFERHKIVGVDVEYTNDVGEDQKPALVHLSVGKDHPVLLFQLSAADKNCTRFDNFLADPRYTFAGFSIDDDIEMLGRVGLEIAHFIDIQKEWWVPTTTKRLDSLGDVSGIIVHDYYNNIKNKLTNAEHQRWARMPLSKRHIEYATKDAYAAYEIWSRLTIIQEGLRRAKLEKEQTRKRARSWGDYEY; encoded by the coding sequence ATGGGATTCATCAAGGAATTCATGGAGGTGCAGgcccacggcaacaccaagttgcacgtgaTCCACACCAACGACTTGCACAAGGCTGCGACCACCATCGAGCAGTACGAGCGACACCTCGAATTcgagcgccacaagatcgtcggagttgatgtggagtacaccaaTGACGTTGGCGAAGATCAAAAACCAGCCCTCGTCCATCTCTCCGTCGGCAAGGATCATCCGGTGTTGCTCTTCCAGCTGAGTGCCGCCGACAAGAACTGCACCAggttcgacaacttcctcgccgaccccagaTACACGTTTGCTGGCTTCTCCATCGACGACGACATAGAGATGCTCGGGCGCGTCGGACTAGAGATTGCCCACTTCATCGACATCCAGAAGGAATGGTGGGTGCCTACAACTACCAAGCGTCTGGACTCCCTTGGGGATGTCTCAGGCATCATTGTCCAtgactactacaacaacataaaGAATAAGCTCACCAACGCAGAGCACCAGCGCTGGGCGCGCATGCCCCTGTCCAAGAGGCACATCGAGTATGCGACAAAAGATGCTTACGCTGCGTACGAGATATGGAGCCGCCTCACCATCATCCAAGAAGGCCTCCGCCGGGCAAAACTCGAGAAGGAGCAGACCAGGAAGCGCGCAAGGTCCTGGGGCGACTACGAGTACTGA